Proteins from a genomic interval of Aquila chrysaetos chrysaetos chromosome 20, bAquChr1.4, whole genome shotgun sequence:
- the ACOX2 gene encoding peroxisomal acyl-coenzyme A oxidase 2 isoform X2, with translation MPPRTRRNSHGPGRAPLAPGTRTLRRGRREPQPRQAGSRQAAPRRTRETSSASRMALTETGKYSQGSVLGSVNPDIASERQTASFSVEKLTAWLDGGAERTRLRRAVVEAIERDPVFSRENQYFQSQNESYEAAVRKAVHLQKKMHEMGWTDDGPEFKYIYRALSGDLAFLLHRIFIRSISVLGSDKQIAKWIPLATQYQLIGSYAQTELGHGTYLQGLETTAVFDITTQEFVLNTPNISAMKWWPGDMGRSATHTVVFAQLYINGKCYGLHPFIVQIRSLQDHSLCPGITAGDIGPKMNFEHIDNGYLMLQNVRVPRENMLSKFCEVQPDGTYVRRGSQKINYFTMTTVRISLISDEVVIPLMKACTIAIRYSVVRRQSKLKPREQEAKILDYQTQQEKLLPQLAAAYAFYFISDYLQELFNRGYREIQRKNFDMLPELHAFSSGFKAMVTQYGTSAVKICLQACGGHGYSLLSGLPSLYTKIFASCIYEGENTILLLQTARFLIKCFMAASTGQSVPPSVTYLAAVTPEKCPAKNKLDFLSPDIYTEAYQHMAARLISSTAAKLQDLIQSGVKKHDAWNQCTVQLAQAAKAHCHYITVKNFAETVEKLETQPGIQKIMKHLCDLFALHGIFSNAGVFLHDGYVSGAQMDMVTASYLDLLAVIRKDAVPLVDAFDFTDKTLNSALGSYDGQVYQRLYEWAQKSPTNKQMSPAYERYLKPLLHKTLSKL, from the exons ATGCCACCGCGCACACGCAGAAACTCCCACGGGCCGGGTCGAGCTCCGCTGGCCCCGGGGACAAGGACCCTGCGGCGGGGACGCCGGGAGCCAcagcccaggcaggcaggcagcaggcaggcagctccccGAAGGACGCGTGAGACAAG ctcagccTCCAGGATGGCTCTGACGGAGACCGGCAAGTACTCGCAGGGCTCGGTCCTCGGCAGCGTGAATCCCGACATCGCCAGCGAGAGGCAAACAGCCTCGTTCAGCGTGGAAAAGCTGACGGCCTGGCTGGACGGCGGTGCAGAGCGCACTCGGTTGCGGAGGGCGGTGG TCGAAGCTATCGAACGCGACCCTGTATTTAGCAgagaaaatcagtatttccagAGCCAGAATGAGAGTTACGAAGCAGCAGTCAGAAAAGCTGTTCACCTCCAGAAAAAGATGCACGAGATGGGATGGACTGACGACGGACCTGAATTTAAGTACATTTAcag GGCACTGTCAGGAGACCTCGCCTTTCTCCTTCACCGCATCTTCATAAGAAGTATTTCGGTGCTGGGCTCTGACAAACAGATCGCCAAATGGATTCCTCTCGCCACCCAGTATCAGCTCATTGGAAGCTACGCCCAGACCGAACTGGGGCACG gaacttaTCTTCAGGGTTTGGAAACAACAGCAGTCTTTGATATCACTACGCAGGAGTTTGTACTGAACACACCAAACATCTCTGCCATGAAGTGGTGGCCTGGAGACA TGGGAAGGTCAGCAACCCACACAGTGGTCTTTGCTCAGCTGTACATCAACGGGAAGTGCTATGGCCTGCATCCCTTCATCGTGCAGATACGCAGCCTTCAGGACCATTCGCTCTGCCCAG gcatAACTGCAGGAGACATAGGTCCCAAAATGAATTTTGAACACATTGACAACGGCTACCTCATGCTGCAGAACGTGCGCGTCCCCAGGGAGAACATGCTGAGCAAGTTTTGTGAG GTACAACCAGATGGCACCTATGTAAGACGGGGGTCACAGAAGATTAATTATTTCACCATGACTACAGTGCGCATTTCCCTCATTTCAGATGAAGTTGTAATACCTTTAATGAAAGCTTGCACCATTGCCATCCGATACTCTGTGGTTCGCCGGCAGTCCAAGTTAAAGCCCAG GGAACAAGAAGCAAAAATCCTTGACTACCAGACTCAGCAAGAGAAATTGCtgccccagctggcagcagcctaCGCCTTTTATTTCATCAGCGACTACCTGCAGGAGCTATTCAACAGGGGGTACAGAGAGATCCAGAGGAAGAACTTCGACATGCTGCCGGAG ctccaTGCATTTTCTTCCGGCTTTAAAGCCATGGTTACTCAGTACGGCACTTCAGCAGTGAAGATCTGCCTCCAGGCATGTGGCGGACATGGTTACTCCTTGCTGAGTGGACTCCCTTCCTTGTATACTAAAATATTTGCCTCTTGTatttatgaaggggaaaacACCATTTTGCTCCTGCAAACTGCCAG GTTCCTGATTAAGTGCTTCATGGCAGCCAGCACTGGCCAGTCTGTTCCGCCATCTGTCACTTATCTGGCTGCAGTGACACCGGAGAAATGTCCAGCCAAGAACAAGTTGGATTTTCTCAGTCCAGATATTTACACTGAGGCCTATCAACACATGGCAGCCAG GCTCATAAGCAGTACAGCAGCTAAACTACAGGACTTGATTCAGTCTGGAGTCAAAAAGCATGACGCGTGGAACCAGTGCACAGTGCAGCTGGCGCAGGCTGCGAAG gcTCACTGCCACTACATCACAGTGAAAAACTTTGCAGAAACTGTGGAAAAACTCGAGACCCAGCCTGGCATCCAGAAGATTATGAAACATCTTTGTGACCTCTTTGCGTTACACGGGATCTTCTCAAATGCAGGAGTCTTCTTGCATGACGGATACGTATCTGGAGCTCAAATGGACATGGTCACAGCATCATACCTGGACCTCCTGGCTGTTATTCG GAAGGACGCTGTTCCACTAGTGGACGCTTTTGACTTCACAGATAAGACCTTGAATTCTGCGCTTGGCAGTTACGATGGACAGGTTTACCAACGGCTTTACGAGTGGGCTCAGAAGTCACCGACCAACAAGCAG ATGAGCCCAGCCTATGAGAGGTATTTGAAGCCACTTCTTCACAAGACACTATCGAAATTATGA
- the ACOX2 gene encoding peroxisomal acyl-coenzyme A oxidase 2 isoform X3 yields the protein MALTETGKYSQGSVLGSVNPDIASERQTASFSVEKLTAWLDGGAERTRLRRAVVEAIERDPVFSRENQYFQSQNESYEAAVRKAVHLQKKMHEMGWTDDGPEFKYIYRALSGDLAFLLHRIFIRSISVLGSDKQIAKWIPLATQYQLIGSYAQTELGHGTYLQGLETTAVFDITTQEFVLNTPNISAMKWWPGDMGRSATHTVVFAQLYINGKCYGLHPFIVQIRSLQDHSLCPGITAGDIGPKMNFEHIDNGYLMLQNVRVPRENMLSKFCEVQPDGTYVRRGSQKINYFTMTTVRISLISDEVVIPLMKACTIAIRYSVVRRQSKLKPREQEAKILDYQTQQEKLLPQLAAAYAFYFISDYLQELFNRGYREIQRKNFDMLPELHAFSSGFKAMVTQYGTSAVKICLQACGGHGYSLLSGLPSLYTKIFASCIYEGENTILLLQTARFLIKCFMAASTGQSVPPSVTYLAAVTPEKCPAKNKLDFLSPDIYTEAYQHMAARLISSTAAKLQDLIQSGVKKHDAWNQCTVQLAQAAKAHCHYITVKNFAETVEKLETQPGIQKIMKHLCDLFALHGIFSNAGVFLHDGYVSGAQMDMVTASYLDLLAVIRKDAVPLVDAFDFTDKTLNSALGSYDGQVYQRLYEWAQKSPTNKQMSPAYERYLKPLLHKTLSKL from the exons ATGGCTCTGACGGAGACCGGCAAGTACTCGCAGGGCTCGGTCCTCGGCAGCGTGAATCCCGACATCGCCAGCGAGAGGCAAACAGCCTCGTTCAGCGTGGAAAAGCTGACGGCCTGGCTGGACGGCGGTGCAGAGCGCACTCGGTTGCGGAGGGCGGTGG TCGAAGCTATCGAACGCGACCCTGTATTTAGCAgagaaaatcagtatttccagAGCCAGAATGAGAGTTACGAAGCAGCAGTCAGAAAAGCTGTTCACCTCCAGAAAAAGATGCACGAGATGGGATGGACTGACGACGGACCTGAATTTAAGTACATTTAcag GGCACTGTCAGGAGACCTCGCCTTTCTCCTTCACCGCATCTTCATAAGAAGTATTTCGGTGCTGGGCTCTGACAAACAGATCGCCAAATGGATTCCTCTCGCCACCCAGTATCAGCTCATTGGAAGCTACGCCCAGACCGAACTGGGGCACG gaacttaTCTTCAGGGTTTGGAAACAACAGCAGTCTTTGATATCACTACGCAGGAGTTTGTACTGAACACACCAAACATCTCTGCCATGAAGTGGTGGCCTGGAGACA TGGGAAGGTCAGCAACCCACACAGTGGTCTTTGCTCAGCTGTACATCAACGGGAAGTGCTATGGCCTGCATCCCTTCATCGTGCAGATACGCAGCCTTCAGGACCATTCGCTCTGCCCAG gcatAACTGCAGGAGACATAGGTCCCAAAATGAATTTTGAACACATTGACAACGGCTACCTCATGCTGCAGAACGTGCGCGTCCCCAGGGAGAACATGCTGAGCAAGTTTTGTGAG GTACAACCAGATGGCACCTATGTAAGACGGGGGTCACAGAAGATTAATTATTTCACCATGACTACAGTGCGCATTTCCCTCATTTCAGATGAAGTTGTAATACCTTTAATGAAAGCTTGCACCATTGCCATCCGATACTCTGTGGTTCGCCGGCAGTCCAAGTTAAAGCCCAG GGAACAAGAAGCAAAAATCCTTGACTACCAGACTCAGCAAGAGAAATTGCtgccccagctggcagcagcctaCGCCTTTTATTTCATCAGCGACTACCTGCAGGAGCTATTCAACAGGGGGTACAGAGAGATCCAGAGGAAGAACTTCGACATGCTGCCGGAG ctccaTGCATTTTCTTCCGGCTTTAAAGCCATGGTTACTCAGTACGGCACTTCAGCAGTGAAGATCTGCCTCCAGGCATGTGGCGGACATGGTTACTCCTTGCTGAGTGGACTCCCTTCCTTGTATACTAAAATATTTGCCTCTTGTatttatgaaggggaaaacACCATTTTGCTCCTGCAAACTGCCAG GTTCCTGATTAAGTGCTTCATGGCAGCCAGCACTGGCCAGTCTGTTCCGCCATCTGTCACTTATCTGGCTGCAGTGACACCGGAGAAATGTCCAGCCAAGAACAAGTTGGATTTTCTCAGTCCAGATATTTACACTGAGGCCTATCAACACATGGCAGCCAG GCTCATAAGCAGTACAGCAGCTAAACTACAGGACTTGATTCAGTCTGGAGTCAAAAAGCATGACGCGTGGAACCAGTGCACAGTGCAGCTGGCGCAGGCTGCGAAG gcTCACTGCCACTACATCACAGTGAAAAACTTTGCAGAAACTGTGGAAAAACTCGAGACCCAGCCTGGCATCCAGAAGATTATGAAACATCTTTGTGACCTCTTTGCGTTACACGGGATCTTCTCAAATGCAGGAGTCTTCTTGCATGACGGATACGTATCTGGAGCTCAAATGGACATGGTCACAGCATCATACCTGGACCTCCTGGCTGTTATTCG GAAGGACGCTGTTCCACTAGTGGACGCTTTTGACTTCACAGATAAGACCTTGAATTCTGCGCTTGGCAGTTACGATGGACAGGTTTACCAACGGCTTTACGAGTGGGCTCAGAAGTCACCGACCAACAAGCAG ATGAGCCCAGCCTATGAGAGGTATTTGAAGCCACTTCTTCACAAGACACTATCGAAATTATGA
- the ACOX2 gene encoding peroxisomal acyl-coenzyme A oxidase 2 isoform X1, with product MPPRTRRNSHGPGRAPLAPGTRTLRRGRREPQPRQKPLRAAPNTFSNHPLKGCQCLISPIPSQSSSASRMALTETGKYSQGSVLGSVNPDIASERQTASFSVEKLTAWLDGGAERTRLRRAVVEAIERDPVFSRENQYFQSQNESYEAAVRKAVHLQKKMHEMGWTDDGPEFKYIYRALSGDLAFLLHRIFIRSISVLGSDKQIAKWIPLATQYQLIGSYAQTELGHGTYLQGLETTAVFDITTQEFVLNTPNISAMKWWPGDMGRSATHTVVFAQLYINGKCYGLHPFIVQIRSLQDHSLCPGITAGDIGPKMNFEHIDNGYLMLQNVRVPRENMLSKFCEVQPDGTYVRRGSQKINYFTMTTVRISLISDEVVIPLMKACTIAIRYSVVRRQSKLKPREQEAKILDYQTQQEKLLPQLAAAYAFYFISDYLQELFNRGYREIQRKNFDMLPELHAFSSGFKAMVTQYGTSAVKICLQACGGHGYSLLSGLPSLYTKIFASCIYEGENTILLLQTARFLIKCFMAASTGQSVPPSVTYLAAVTPEKCPAKNKLDFLSPDIYTEAYQHMAARLISSTAAKLQDLIQSGVKKHDAWNQCTVQLAQAAKAHCHYITVKNFAETVEKLETQPGIQKIMKHLCDLFALHGIFSNAGVFLHDGYVSGAQMDMVTASYLDLLAVIRKDAVPLVDAFDFTDKTLNSALGSYDGQVYQRLYEWAQKSPTNKQMSPAYERYLKPLLHKTLSKL from the exons ATGCCACCGCGCACACGCAGAAACTCCCACGGGCCGGGTCGAGCTCCGCTGGCCCCGGGGACAAGGACCCTGCGGCGGGGACGCCGGGAGCCAcagcccaggcag AAACCACTCCGTGCTGCGCCCAACACCTTCAGCAACCACCCACTGAAGGGGTGCCAGTGCCTCATAAGCCCCATCCCttcccagagcagctcagccTCCAGGATGGCTCTGACGGAGACCGGCAAGTACTCGCAGGGCTCGGTCCTCGGCAGCGTGAATCCCGACATCGCCAGCGAGAGGCAAACAGCCTCGTTCAGCGTGGAAAAGCTGACGGCCTGGCTGGACGGCGGTGCAGAGCGCACTCGGTTGCGGAGGGCGGTGG TCGAAGCTATCGAACGCGACCCTGTATTTAGCAgagaaaatcagtatttccagAGCCAGAATGAGAGTTACGAAGCAGCAGTCAGAAAAGCTGTTCACCTCCAGAAAAAGATGCACGAGATGGGATGGACTGACGACGGACCTGAATTTAAGTACATTTAcag GGCACTGTCAGGAGACCTCGCCTTTCTCCTTCACCGCATCTTCATAAGAAGTATTTCGGTGCTGGGCTCTGACAAACAGATCGCCAAATGGATTCCTCTCGCCACCCAGTATCAGCTCATTGGAAGCTACGCCCAGACCGAACTGGGGCACG gaacttaTCTTCAGGGTTTGGAAACAACAGCAGTCTTTGATATCACTACGCAGGAGTTTGTACTGAACACACCAAACATCTCTGCCATGAAGTGGTGGCCTGGAGACA TGGGAAGGTCAGCAACCCACACAGTGGTCTTTGCTCAGCTGTACATCAACGGGAAGTGCTATGGCCTGCATCCCTTCATCGTGCAGATACGCAGCCTTCAGGACCATTCGCTCTGCCCAG gcatAACTGCAGGAGACATAGGTCCCAAAATGAATTTTGAACACATTGACAACGGCTACCTCATGCTGCAGAACGTGCGCGTCCCCAGGGAGAACATGCTGAGCAAGTTTTGTGAG GTACAACCAGATGGCACCTATGTAAGACGGGGGTCACAGAAGATTAATTATTTCACCATGACTACAGTGCGCATTTCCCTCATTTCAGATGAAGTTGTAATACCTTTAATGAAAGCTTGCACCATTGCCATCCGATACTCTGTGGTTCGCCGGCAGTCCAAGTTAAAGCCCAG GGAACAAGAAGCAAAAATCCTTGACTACCAGACTCAGCAAGAGAAATTGCtgccccagctggcagcagcctaCGCCTTTTATTTCATCAGCGACTACCTGCAGGAGCTATTCAACAGGGGGTACAGAGAGATCCAGAGGAAGAACTTCGACATGCTGCCGGAG ctccaTGCATTTTCTTCCGGCTTTAAAGCCATGGTTACTCAGTACGGCACTTCAGCAGTGAAGATCTGCCTCCAGGCATGTGGCGGACATGGTTACTCCTTGCTGAGTGGACTCCCTTCCTTGTATACTAAAATATTTGCCTCTTGTatttatgaaggggaaaacACCATTTTGCTCCTGCAAACTGCCAG GTTCCTGATTAAGTGCTTCATGGCAGCCAGCACTGGCCAGTCTGTTCCGCCATCTGTCACTTATCTGGCTGCAGTGACACCGGAGAAATGTCCAGCCAAGAACAAGTTGGATTTTCTCAGTCCAGATATTTACACTGAGGCCTATCAACACATGGCAGCCAG GCTCATAAGCAGTACAGCAGCTAAACTACAGGACTTGATTCAGTCTGGAGTCAAAAAGCATGACGCGTGGAACCAGTGCACAGTGCAGCTGGCGCAGGCTGCGAAG gcTCACTGCCACTACATCACAGTGAAAAACTTTGCAGAAACTGTGGAAAAACTCGAGACCCAGCCTGGCATCCAGAAGATTATGAAACATCTTTGTGACCTCTTTGCGTTACACGGGATCTTCTCAAATGCAGGAGTCTTCTTGCATGACGGATACGTATCTGGAGCTCAAATGGACATGGTCACAGCATCATACCTGGACCTCCTGGCTGTTATTCG GAAGGACGCTGTTCCACTAGTGGACGCTTTTGACTTCACAGATAAGACCTTGAATTCTGCGCTTGGCAGTTACGATGGACAGGTTTACCAACGGCTTTACGAGTGGGCTCAGAAGTCACCGACCAACAAGCAG ATGAGCCCAGCCTATGAGAGGTATTTGAAGCCACTTCTTCACAAGACACTATCGAAATTATGA
- the KCTD6 gene encoding BTB/POZ domain-containing protein KCTD6 → MDNGDWGYMMTDPVTLNVGGHMYTTSLTTLTRYPDSMLGAMFRGDFPTARDSQGNYFIDRDGPLFRYVLNFLRTSELTLPLDFKEFDLLRKEADFYQIEPLIQCLNDPKPLYPVDTFEEVVELSSTRKLSKYSNPVAVIITQLTITTKVHSLLEGISNHFTKWNKHMMDTRDCQVSFTFGPCDYHQEVSLRVHLMEYITKQGFTIRNTRVHHMSERANENTVEHNWTFCRLARKTDD, encoded by the exons ATGGATAATGGAGACTGGGGATATATG ATGACTGATCCAGTCACGCTAAATGTGGGTGGACACATGTACACGACATCCCTCACAACTCTAACGAGATATCCTGACTCAATGCTTGGGGCCATGTTCAGGGGAGACTTCCCCACTGCCAGGGACTCTCAGGGCAATTACTTTATTGACAGAGATGGACCACTTTTCCGTTATGTTCTTAACTTTTTAAGGACCTCAGAGCTCACTTTGCCACTGGACTTCAAGGAGTTCGACCTACTTCGGAAGGAAGCGGACTTCTATCAGATTGAACCGCTAATTCAATGTCTTAATGACCCCAAGCCGCTGTATCCCGTGGATACCTTTGAGGAGGTGGTGGAGCTGTCCAGCACCCGGAAGCTTTCCAAGTACTCCAACCCGGTGGCTGTAATCATCACGCAGCTCACTATCACGACAAAAGTCCATTCGTTACTGGAGGGCATTTCAAACCACTTCACAAAGTGGAATAAGCATATGATGGACACCAGGGACTGCCAGGTTTCCTTCACTTTTGGGCCATGTGATTACCACCAGGAAGTATCGCTCCGAGTCCATCTGATGGAGTACATCACAAAGCAGGGCTTCACGATCAGGAATACCAGAGTTCATCACATGAGCGAGCGTGCCAATGAAAACACAGTGGAGCATAACTGGACTTTCTGTAGACTGGCACGGAAAACAGATGACTGA